One Helianthus annuus cultivar XRQ/B chromosome 7, HanXRQr2.0-SUNRISE, whole genome shotgun sequence genomic region harbors:
- the LOC118480252 gene encoding uncharacterized protein LOC118480252 — translation MRECVYIKPIPAFSPQPITALSTRVAMARNDSVAGYSEKWTTLEAILTHGRRNKHHMSAEFTYRVEVKRIRNSQEWFRLTCGGGNCMKGVGREDNDMWCDGCENPVVFPRGSFRLELEVFDSTAEAVVVCFDDTAQRLTKTTAHSILTAECGMSRVYSLYSTDIQDKFTPVMVRTADGSILTLPNYFTAVSWLVMGLGMMVACIS, via the exons ATGAGAGAATGCGTCTACATAAAG CCCATACCCGCCTTCTCTCCACAACCTATAACCGCTCTGTCTACACGTGTGGCCATGGCAAGGAACGATTCTGTTGCTGGGTATTCAGAAAAATGGACCACACTAGAAGCCATCTTGACCCACGGTAGAAGAAACAAGCATCACATG AGTGCTGAATTCACCTATCGTGTTGAAGTCAAACGCATACGCAATAGCCAAGAGTGGTTCAGGCTGACATGTGGCGGTGGGAATTGCATGAAAGGTGTGGGGCGTGAAGACAACGATATGTGGTGTGATGGGTGCGAAAACCCCGTTGTCTTCCCGAGAGGAAG TTTCAGGCTAGAACTCGAGGTATTTGACTCAACAGCCGAAGCTGTCGTTGTCTGCTTTGATGACACCGCCCAACGCTTGACAAAGACCACTGCTCATAGTATACTCACAGCAGAGTGTGGCATGTCACGCGTCTACAGCCTTTATTCCACTGACATACAGGATAAGTTCACTCCGGTGATGGTAAGGACCGCTGATGGAAGCATTTTAACACTGCCGAATTATTTCACTGCAGTCAGTTGGCTGGTGATGGGATTGGGGATGATGGTGGCATGCATTAGCTAA